A region from the Bdellovibrio bacteriovorus genome encodes:
- the phnC gene encoding phosphonate ABC transporter ATP-binding protein, whose product MTPPLLSVRNLSKTYPNGVRALKGVNLEVQSGEFLVIIGLSGSGKSTLLRCLNRLHEPTSGQILFQGEDVGQLQKSDGIRQLRKNIGMIFQHFNLIPRQSVLKNVLMGRLAEKSTWQSFFGLFSDEDKKEALQNLKLVGIADKALQRADHLSGGQKQRVAIARALTQKPKLILADEPVSSLDPATSHAVMDYLKKINQELGITVIANLHFLSLVRKYATRVVALKDGEIVFTGRPEEITEEWFHRIYGEDAHDIS is encoded by the coding sequence ATGACCCCTCCTTTACTGAGTGTGCGAAATCTTTCTAAGACTTATCCCAATGGGGTGCGCGCCTTAAAAGGAGTGAATTTAGAAGTTCAGTCCGGCGAGTTCTTAGTTATTATTGGACTAAGTGGCTCGGGAAAGTCGACCTTGCTTCGCTGTCTGAATCGTTTGCACGAACCCACTTCGGGACAAATTCTTTTTCAAGGTGAAGACGTGGGCCAGCTGCAAAAAAGTGATGGCATTCGTCAGCTGCGTAAAAACATTGGAATGATTTTCCAACACTTCAATTTAATCCCAAGGCAAAGTGTTCTAAAAAATGTATTGATGGGACGACTGGCCGAAAAGTCCACGTGGCAAAGTTTCTTCGGGCTTTTTTCAGACGAAGATAAAAAAGAGGCTTTGCAAAATTTAAAGCTGGTTGGAATCGCCGACAAAGCTTTGCAAAGAGCCGATCATCTTTCCGGAGGACAGAAGCAGCGTGTAGCGATTGCGCGAGCACTGACTCAGAAGCCCAAACTGATTCTGGCAGATGAGCCTGTATCTTCTTTAGATCCAGCGACGTCACACGCGGTGATGGACTATCTAAAAAAAATAAATCAAGAGCTTGGCATAACGGTGATCGCTAATCTGCATTTTCTTTCTTTAGTTCGTAAGTACGCTACACGTGTTGTGGCTCTTAAAGACGGGGAAATCGTTTTCACCGGCAGACCCGAAGAAATAACTGAAGAGTGGTTCCATCGCATTTACGGAGAAGACGCCCATGACATTTCGTAA
- a CDS encoding phosphate/phosphite/phosphonate ABC transporter substrate-binding protein, which translates to MTRLLTMVLMSSFLVSGCNLKKDALGTEKNPIKFHLVPAVDAKVLADNAKVLEEYLEKNTPYKYEITIPQSFVAVVEAFGTKRADVAAINTYGYYLAHKQYGVEARLTVIRYGIATYQSQFLARADSKIKSLKDLAGKKVAFVDPASTSGYLLPLKTLKDLKIEPKDTVFAMKHDSVVTMIYQGQVDAGATYYSPAQNGQIEDARRLVKMQYPDVEQKVKIIELSEPIPNDPIVFRKDMPEEMKEKIVDTLLQFAATPEGLKAIDLMLGATNFKKASDSDYDSVREMLKTLAPPEGK; encoded by the coding sequence ATGACAAGACTTCTTACGATGGTCCTGATGAGTTCGTTTTTAGTATCGGGATGTAATTTAAAAAAAGACGCCTTGGGCACCGAAAAAAATCCTATCAAGTTTCATCTTGTGCCGGCTGTTGATGCGAAAGTCCTTGCTGATAATGCCAAGGTGCTTGAAGAGTATTTAGAGAAAAACACTCCCTACAAATATGAAATCACCATTCCCCAGTCTTTTGTTGCTGTCGTTGAAGCCTTTGGTACAAAAAGAGCGGATGTGGCTGCGATCAACACTTATGGCTATTATCTTGCGCATAAGCAGTACGGTGTTGAAGCACGCCTCACGGTGATTCGCTATGGGATTGCGACTTACCAATCGCAGTTTCTGGCGCGTGCGGACAGTAAGATCAAATCGCTGAAGGATTTGGCAGGAAAGAAAGTCGCATTTGTCGATCCTGCTTCAACGTCAGGATACCTTTTGCCGCTGAAAACTTTGAAAGACCTGAAGATAGAACCGAAGGACACGGTGTTCGCGATGAAGCATGACTCTGTCGTGACGATGATCTATCAAGGCCAAGTGGATGCCGGAGCAACCTACTACAGTCCCGCGCAAAACGGTCAGATCGAAGATGCGCGTCGCTTGGTGAAGATGCAATATCCTGACGTCGAACAGAAAGTAAAAATCATCGAACTTTCCGAGCCGATCCCGAATGATCCGATCGTCTTTAGAAAAGACATGCCGGAAGAGATGAAAGAAAAAATCGTCGACACACTTCTGCAGTTTGCCGCCACTCCCGAGGGTCTGAAGGCCATCGACTTGATGCTCGGAGCGACGAATTTTAAAAAAGCGTCTGACAGTGATTATGACAGCGTCCGCGAAATGCTAAAAACTTTGGCGCCGCCTGAAGGAAAATAA
- the rsmI gene encoding 16S rRNA (cytidine(1402)-2'-O)-methyltransferase, which translates to MLYLVATPIGDTGEITLRALEILKSCDVVICESTKEASKLLRAHGITGKTYEVLDEHSTPDDKAALVPICAEKNVALVTDCGTPGFCDPGADLVRLCRQKNIPVKSALGASALMGLLSLSGQRLDEFVFRGFLPAETESRQRALKELTKEKRAIIVMDTPYRLKKTLNDMKEHFSNRKVLLTLNLSQEDETVLEGHIDKVISSVPFEKAEFMLLIYP; encoded by the coding sequence GTGTTATATCTAGTTGCCACACCTATCGGAGATACGGGCGAAATCACTTTGCGAGCTTTAGAGATTCTAAAGTCCTGCGACGTCGTTATCTGCGAAAGCACGAAAGAAGCTTCCAAATTACTGCGTGCTCACGGCATCACTGGAAAAACGTATGAAGTGCTGGATGAACACTCTACCCCCGATGACAAAGCCGCCTTGGTTCCGATTTGTGCGGAAAAGAACGTGGCTTTGGTTACCGACTGTGGCACTCCCGGGTTCTGTGACCCTGGAGCGGATTTAGTTCGCCTGTGCCGTCAGAAAAATATTCCTGTAAAGTCAGCTTTAGGAGCTTCGGCCCTGATGGGGCTTCTTTCGTTGAGCGGACAGCGACTGGATGAATTTGTTTTTCGCGGCTTTTTACCGGCGGAAACAGAAAGTCGCCAACGCGCTTTAAAAGAGCTTACCAAAGAAAAGCGTGCGATCATCGTGATGGATACTCCCTATCGCTTGAAAAAAACTTTGAATGATATGAAAGAGCATTTTTCAAATCGCAAGGTGCTTTTAACCCTGAATCTTTCTCAAGAAGATGAAACAGTATTAGAAGGTCACATCGATAAAGTTATTTCGTCGGTGCCTTTTGAAAAAGCTGAGTTCATGCTTTTGATTTATCCTTAA
- a CDS encoding chemotaxis protein CheX, whose protein sequence is MKTRKNILIVDNKCELEHQLREPLFKQLENSAVSPILVRAKDGAEAAIKSENQKFDMVIIDTEVPRLMDGGFVYGIHTYKNTQDADIIVISQREETDLPESLQNSKFFKKPVSPGELIDAMISILNIQHHGAPKEAAPAVAAAKYAVDVRVINAVIKATTSVLGQFGVTSVNMGKAGPKSPHEPMMGEVSSVIDIKSQSFQGYLTISFDKGSYLEVVSTMLMEEQTELTQDNQDAVGEINNIIFGNAKAEISNYGVQMTVPRVILGAGQTVHSAPGAAGMMIPFSTGKGQFYLTVVASPIAKVA, encoded by the coding sequence ATGAAGACAAGAAAGAATATTCTAATAGTGGATAACAAGTGTGAATTGGAGCATCAGCTCCGCGAACCACTATTTAAACAGCTGGAAAATTCAGCTGTTTCTCCTATTCTTGTCCGAGCTAAAGACGGTGCCGAAGCTGCTATCAAATCCGAAAATCAAAAATTCGACATGGTGATCATTGATACGGAAGTTCCCCGGCTGATGGACGGTGGCTTCGTCTATGGCATTCACACTTATAAGAACACCCAAGATGCCGACATCATCGTGATTTCTCAAAGAGAAGAAACAGATCTTCCCGAGTCTTTGCAAAATTCAAAGTTCTTTAAAAAGCCTGTTTCGCCGGGTGAGTTGATTGATGCGATGATTTCTATTTTGAACATTCAGCATCATGGAGCACCGAAAGAGGCAGCTCCCGCTGTTGCGGCTGCAAAGTATGCCGTGGATGTGCGTGTGATCAATGCTGTCATTAAAGCAACGACCAGTGTGCTGGGGCAGTTTGGTGTAACGTCAGTCAACATGGGTAAAGCCGGACCAAAATCCCCTCATGAGCCTATGATGGGCGAAGTCTCTTCTGTGATTGATATCAAAAGTCAGTCGTTCCAAGGTTACCTGACGATCTCTTTTGACAAAGGAAGTTACCTCGAAGTTGTTTCGACCATGTTGATGGAAGAACAAACCGAACTAACACAAGATAATCAAGATGCCGTTGGTGAGATCAATAACATCATCTTCGGGAATGCAAAGGCTGAAATTAGCAACTACGGTGTGCAGATGACGGTTCCTCGTGTGATTTTAGGCGCCGGGCAAACCGTTCACAGTGCACCCGGTGCTGCCGGCATGATGATTCCGTTTTCAACGGGTAAAGGACAGTTTTACTTGACCGTTGTGGCGTCTCCGATCGCTAAAGTCGCTTAA
- a CDS encoding HAD family hydrolase: MLEQVLDNIRAITQQGEKSLVVFDLDSTLFDVSPRVERILLDFAASPINQKKFPEQTTLLKNIKTMRSDWGITAALERAGLDGAHPEFQEAIRAYWQKHFFSNHYLQFDSLYDGALEFVLEVEKAGAEIAYLTGRDVERMGIGSAEILHQWGFPMNDHAKLVLKPHRSMDDAQFKTDWFIENDKKNFKKIYFFENEPVNLVHLEQFCPHVEMIFFESTHSGKALAPAKLPRIINYLLNQKGS; encoded by the coding sequence ATGTTAGAGCAGGTTCTTGATAATATTCGAGCGATCACTCAGCAAGGTGAAAAAAGCCTGGTTGTGTTTGATTTGGATTCCACCCTTTTTGATGTGAGCCCTCGGGTGGAAAGAATTCTTCTCGACTTCGCAGCCTCCCCCATCAATCAAAAAAAATTTCCTGAGCAAACGACTTTGCTTAAGAACATTAAAACTATGCGCTCGGATTGGGGTATCACTGCCGCCCTTGAACGCGCTGGTTTGGACGGCGCTCATCCTGAGTTTCAAGAAGCCATCCGCGCTTATTGGCAAAAGCATTTCTTTTCAAATCACTATCTTCAGTTTGATTCTTTGTATGATGGCGCTTTGGAATTTGTTCTTGAGGTTGAAAAAGCCGGAGCTGAAATCGCTTACCTGACGGGCCGTGATGTGGAACGCATGGGAATTGGCTCTGCCGAGATTCTTCATCAATGGGGCTTTCCGATGAATGATCACGCGAAGCTTGTATTAAAACCTCATCGCAGCATGGACGATGCTCAATTCAAAACAGATTGGTTTATTGAAAACGATAAGAAGAATTTTAAGAAGATTTACTTCTTTGAAAATGAGCCGGTAAACTTGGTGCATCTGGAGCAATTCTGCCCTCATGTAGAAATGATTTTCTTTGAGAGCACTCATTCTGGCAAAGCTCTGGCACCGGCAAAGCTTCCTCGTATCATCAATTATCTGCTCAACCAAAAGGGTTCTTAG
- the phnE gene encoding phosphonate ABC transporter, permease protein PhnE: MTFRKIIFDGILFGFLLSVFTVAFFVTSEEALLNLPVGVACVIAFFALGCAFSALLKKMGVTTLGDVLFKTSPPTLEDKAWFRRFWGWQLIISLSTALIVSIYKTEFSLIEILDENGFAGAVRLFKGLLAPNWEVLPRAVLNIIETIFMAFLATTLAIPAAFVLSFLCAKNIMRGPFAKTVYLVLRMFLNITRSIEALIWAIIFSVWVGIGPFAGMLALMIHSIASLAKQYSEMVEAVEEGPIEAIESTGANKLQTIWYAIVPQVLLPYISFTVYRWDINVRMATIIGLVGGGGIGTMLVQYQGQAMWREVGCIIAVIAVVVWALDLASAHIREALK; encoded by the coding sequence ATGACATTTCGTAAAATCATTTTTGATGGCATTCTCTTTGGATTTCTTCTTTCAGTATTCACCGTGGCGTTCTTTGTTACCTCGGAAGAGGCGTTGTTGAACCTTCCTGTCGGAGTGGCCTGTGTCATTGCCTTTTTTGCCCTAGGCTGTGCCTTTAGCGCGCTCTTAAAGAAGATGGGCGTAACGACTTTGGGAGATGTTTTATTTAAGACGTCTCCACCAACCCTCGAGGACAAGGCCTGGTTTCGCCGTTTCTGGGGCTGGCAACTGATCATTTCTTTGTCGACGGCTCTTATCGTTTCTATCTATAAAACGGAATTTTCACTTATCGAGATTTTAGACGAAAATGGTTTTGCTGGCGCCGTTCGCCTTTTTAAGGGGCTCTTGGCTCCGAACTGGGAAGTTCTTCCGCGCGCCGTTTTAAATATTATAGAAACTATCTTCATGGCGTTCTTAGCAACGACCCTCGCAATCCCCGCCGCGTTTGTTCTAAGCTTTCTTTGCGCAAAAAATATCATGCGCGGACCTTTTGCAAAAACGGTCTATTTGGTTTTGCGCATGTTTTTAAATATCACGCGTTCGATCGAAGCCTTGATCTGGGCCATTATCTTTTCCGTGTGGGTTGGCATCGGTCCATTCGCGGGTATGCTCGCGCTCATGATCCACTCTATTGCTTCGCTCGCCAAACAATACTCGGAAATGGTGGAGGCCGTAGAAGAAGGTCCCATCGAAGCCATAGAGTCGACGGGCGCTAATAAACTGCAAACAATTTGGTATGCGATTGTTCCTCAAGTGCTTCTGCCGTATATTTCATTTACGGTCTATCGCTGGGACATCAATGTGCGCATGGCCACCATCATCGGTTTAGTCGGTGGGGGAGGTATTGGAACTATGCTTGTTCAGTATCAAGGCCAAGCGATGTGGCGTGAAGTCGGTTGTATCATTGCGGTGATCGCGGTTGTTGTGTGGGCGCTGGATTTGGCCTCTGCACATATTCGCGAAGCGCTTAAATAG
- a CDS encoding GYF domain-containing protein, translating to MAKQYYLSNNGTHIGPYTHETVLKKIEAQEHQWTDYVYDDNVGEWMMLLEHPEFATKLAQKPAVRPGASPAPAPKNLKDKEWFILKEGNNYGPFCRLELVQMLQEKTLFEYDYIWHAKLPAWKRVAEVEEFSSQSIRGMKDSKDADVAEIFFRRRHARASYGASLIVHNNKTVFRGQALEISAGGAGVLIDTPNLQPGQSLFLHFQPGDGVPPFNAVCQIVSKQFVKDAAPDSESVKYGVKFTTLSQSVRESIKNFTTKAA from the coding sequence ATGGCAAAACAGTACTATTTATCTAACAATGGGACCCATATCGGACCGTATACGCATGAGACGGTTCTTAAGAAGATCGAGGCCCAGGAACATCAATGGACAGACTACGTTTACGACGACAACGTCGGCGAATGGATGATGTTGTTAGAGCACCCCGAGTTTGCAACCAAGTTAGCCCAAAAGCCTGCGGTTCGTCCTGGCGCTTCTCCTGCACCAGCACCTAAGAACCTTAAGGACAAAGAGTGGTTCATTCTGAAGGAAGGCAATAATTATGGTCCTTTCTGCAGATTGGAACTTGTGCAGATGCTGCAAGAAAAAACTCTTTTTGAATACGACTACATTTGGCACGCAAAACTTCCTGCATGGAAGCGCGTCGCTGAAGTGGAAGAGTTTTCGTCCCAGAGCATTCGTGGAATGAAAGATTCTAAAGATGCCGATGTGGCAGAGATCTTCTTCCGTCGCCGTCACGCACGAGCTTCTTACGGGGCTTCACTGATTGTTCACAATAACAAAACCGTTTTCCGCGGTCAGGCGCTTGAAATCAGCGCAGGCGGAGCCGGTGTTCTTATCGACACTCCGAATTTACAACCAGGTCAGTCTCTCTTCCTGCATTTCCAACCCGGCGATGGAGTTCCCCCTTTCAATGCTGTCTGCCAGATCGTCAGCAAGCAGTTCGTGAAAGATGCGGCTCCAGATTCTGAATCTGTGAAGTACGGCGTGAAATTCACGACGCTCAGTCAGTCTGTGCGTGAAAGCATTAAGAACTTTACAACAAAAGCAGCTTAA
- the hrpB gene encoding ATP-dependent helicase HrpB, with product MTNLISLPIDSFVPAIQDKLRSESNLVITAAPGAGKTTRLPPALLSVVAKKVIVLEPRRMAAIAAAHRIAEEQGWQVGREVGYQVRFANKTSKETRLIFMTEALLARQMIQDPELLDVDLVILDEFHERSMHVDLALGLLRELQELGRDIKILVMSATLEAEKISAYLGGSGIISVPGKLFELDVRYQKSSQHLQTFPGFYDTVLQTVKEAQAQTDKDILVFLPGVGEIDRALNALQAWADGKNIELVPLHGSLNIEDQRRALQKSSRQRVILSTNIAESSVTIDGVNTVIDSGLAKNMKQDHRTGFSRLELGRISLSSAIQRAGRAARQFPGVCYRLWNKHDELSFSKSEIAEIQRVDLTESLLFLSAQGVTDFEAFSWFEKPAAVAIQNASRFLKVAGAIDSDNKITELGKRILHFPLPVRLAKLMLVGIDLKATELASEMAALLQERDILRKEAVSSFISDNLECDLSARLEVLHQFRKDKRAPREAAFFALQTVDQAARQTEELAKRLQNAGEKSLSKDEQKILTKRILLEAYADRLCRRRGRSERALMVGGRGVKLQPESLVKNSEFFVALNGVEGSSDSETVVSLACGFEKEFILQNFKDSIVKVKDVTFIEEKGQFFAREYRSLHGLALDEPTLTPASSEDIASKLPQILSEKLELVFKSNEKLADWWQRLEFLEKQEPQNLDLENLKLEAFTQACMGESKMQVVMEKDLVFFFENVFPQEVVQTLRKELPDKIQVPSGSHIKVHYPLDKAPYLEVRIQEVFGMMETPKVYFGKIPLTFHLLGPNFRPVQVTSNLESFWKNGYPEVRKELRIKYPKHQWPEDPADGTPEAKGRRRF from the coding sequence ATGACGAATTTGATTTCACTTCCTATTGATAGCTTTGTTCCCGCTATTCAGGACAAACTGAGAAGTGAAAGCAATCTTGTGATCACTGCCGCGCCAGGTGCGGGTAAAACCACACGCCTGCCGCCAGCTCTTTTAAGTGTCGTTGCAAAAAAGGTGATTGTACTAGAGCCACGAAGAATGGCCGCGATTGCCGCTGCTCATCGCATCGCTGAAGAGCAAGGATGGCAAGTGGGTCGTGAAGTGGGATATCAAGTTCGATTTGCCAATAAGACATCGAAAGAAACTCGTCTTATCTTTATGACCGAGGCCTTGCTTGCCAGACAGATGATTCAAGATCCTGAATTGCTGGATGTGGATTTAGTGATTCTGGATGAATTTCATGAGCGTTCCATGCATGTGGACTTGGCGTTAGGACTCTTGCGTGAGCTTCAAGAGCTGGGACGCGATATCAAAATTCTAGTGATGTCGGCAACATTGGAGGCGGAAAAGATTTCTGCTTATCTTGGTGGCTCGGGCATCATCAGCGTTCCCGGAAAACTTTTTGAATTGGATGTTCGCTATCAAAAGTCTTCTCAGCACCTGCAAACCTTTCCTGGGTTTTACGATACGGTTTTGCAGACGGTGAAAGAAGCTCAAGCTCAAACGGATAAGGATATTTTGGTGTTCCTTCCCGGCGTGGGCGAAATTGATCGGGCCCTGAATGCCTTGCAAGCCTGGGCGGATGGAAAAAACATTGAGCTTGTGCCTTTGCACGGATCTTTAAATATCGAAGATCAACGACGAGCCTTGCAAAAGTCTTCTCGTCAGCGGGTGATTCTTTCTACGAATATTGCAGAGTCTTCCGTGACCATTGATGGCGTGAATACGGTCATTGATTCGGGTCTTGCGAAGAATATGAAACAAGATCATCGCACGGGATTTTCTCGCCTAGAGCTTGGCCGGATCAGTTTATCAAGCGCCATTCAAAGAGCCGGTCGCGCCGCTCGTCAGTTTCCCGGCGTTTGCTATCGTCTTTGGAACAAGCACGATGAACTTTCCTTTAGTAAAAGTGAAATCGCTGAAATTCAGCGGGTGGATTTGACCGAAAGCCTGCTTTTTTTGAGTGCCCAAGGCGTGACGGACTTTGAAGCCTTCAGCTGGTTTGAAAAGCCTGCTGCGGTGGCCATTCAAAATGCTTCGAGGTTTTTGAAGGTTGCCGGAGCTATTGATAGCGATAATAAAATCACGGAGCTTGGAAAGCGTATTCTTCATTTCCCCCTGCCTGTGCGTTTAGCCAAGCTTATGTTGGTCGGAATAGATCTGAAAGCGACAGAGCTTGCATCAGAGATGGCAGCCTTGCTTCAAGAGCGCGACATCTTACGCAAAGAAGCCGTGAGTTCATTTATTAGTGATAATTTAGAGTGTGATCTGTCGGCAAGATTAGAAGTCTTGCATCAGTTCCGTAAAGACAAACGTGCTCCGAGGGAAGCAGCCTTTTTTGCTTTGCAAACCGTGGATCAGGCCGCTCGTCAGACCGAAGAGTTAGCAAAGCGACTTCAAAACGCGGGAGAGAAGTCTTTATCGAAGGACGAACAAAAGATTCTAACGAAAAGAATTTTGCTTGAAGCCTATGCCGATCGTTTGTGCCGTCGTCGAGGGCGGTCTGAAAGAGCCTTGATGGTCGGCGGCCGCGGAGTGAAGCTTCAACCGGAAAGCTTGGTTAAGAATTCTGAATTTTTCGTGGCCTTGAACGGAGTCGAAGGAAGTTCCGACTCCGAAACCGTTGTGAGCCTGGCTTGTGGATTTGAAAAAGAATTTATTCTGCAGAACTTCAAAGACAGCATTGTCAAAGTGAAGGACGTCACGTTTATTGAAGAAAAAGGTCAGTTCTTCGCCCGTGAATATCGCTCGCTGCATGGGTTGGCTTTAGACGAGCCTACTTTAACTCCCGCATCTAGCGAAGATATCGCAAGTAAGCTGCCGCAAATCCTGAGTGAAAAATTAGAACTCGTTTTTAAATCCAATGAAAAGCTTGCCGACTGGTGGCAACGCCTGGAGTTCTTGGAAAAACAAGAACCGCAGAATTTGGATTTAGAAAATTTGAAATTAGAAGCCTTCACACAAGCCTGCATGGGCGAAAGCAAAATGCAGGTCGTGATGGAAAAAGACCTGGTCTTTTTCTTTGAAAACGTCTTTCCCCAAGAAGTCGTACAAACTTTAAGAAAAGAACTGCCCGATAAAATTCAGGTTCCCAGCGGCAGTCATATCAAAGTCCACTACCCGTTAGATAAAGCTCCGTATTTAGAAGTAAGAATTCAAGAAGTCTTCGGCATGATGGAAACACCGAAAGTGTATTTCGGAAAAATTCCGCTAACGTTTCATTTACTGGGACCGAACTTCCGCCCCGTGCAAGTGACGTCCAATTTAGAAAGCTTCTGGAAAAACGGCTATCCCGAAGTACGCAAAGAATTGCGCATCAAGTACCCTAAACATCAATGGCCGGAAGATCCTGCGGATGGGACGCCGGAAGCCAAAGGCCGACGTCGCTTTTAG
- a CDS encoding acyl-CoA thioesterase, producing MSELSPFKITIKEHHVDSYGHINNATYLQIYEEARWEIITPRGFGFKEIHQKKMGPVILEVNIKFLKEIRLRETITIVSKLTSYKGKIATMLQQMVKEDGSIANEATFVFGLFDMKERRLIEPTPEWKSALGME from the coding sequence ATGTCAGAACTAAGTCCTTTTAAAATCACGATCAAAGAACATCACGTGGATTCCTATGGGCATATCAACAACGCCACCTATTTGCAGATTTACGAAGAAGCACGTTGGGAGATCATCACGCCGCGCGGATTTGGTTTTAAAGAGATTCATCAAAAGAAAATGGGACCGGTCATCCTTGAAGTGAATATCAAATTCTTAAAAGAAATCCGTCTGCGAGAAACTATCACCATCGTTTCAAAGCTCACGAGTTACAAAGGTAAGATCGCCACTATGTTGCAACAGATGGTGAAGGAGGATGGATCCATTGCCAATGAAGCAACCTTCGTCTTTGGACTATTCGATATGAAAGAGCGCCGTCTGATTGAGCCTACCCCAGAATGGAAGAGCGCTTTAGGGATGGAATAA
- a CDS encoding endonuclease I family protein: MTASLLSVLFVLLSGSVNAATISQQIPYYGEDFYNDLSSGARDEELVGRLHTVLSSQHRAVPGRLDEITDNCNGSNGCYQHISLGYDRARIFLLGVYYLVDEGNGNYGLPDVYCGNIRHSHEFRGTPPGPRVIPDSTTLNTEHTWPQSRFTGKFNKGMQKSDLHHLYPADSEMNSVRGNNEFGEVSRDSKILKCKESRTGKGTGGSAEIFEPPMAHKGNVARALFYFSVRYSIQISSNQEKVLRKWHLEDPVDDEEMHRNNEIQKAQGNRNPFIDFPELVDYIHNF; this comes from the coding sequence ATGACAGCAAGTTTACTGTCGGTTCTATTTGTTCTTCTTTCTGGCTCTGTTAATGCAGCCACCATTTCTCAACAAATTCCATACTACGGTGAAGACTTTTATAATGATCTTTCGTCGGGTGCTCGAGACGAAGAATTGGTGGGGCGTTTGCACACCGTGCTTAGCAGCCAACACCGTGCGGTTCCAGGTCGCCTGGATGAAATCACGGATAACTGCAACGGCTCTAACGGTTGTTACCAACACATCTCGCTGGGTTATGACCGTGCCCGCATCTTCCTTCTAGGCGTTTATTACCTGGTCGATGAAGGAAACGGCAACTACGGTCTTCCTGATGTTTACTGCGGTAATATCAGACACAGCCACGAATTCCGTGGAACACCTCCTGGTCCTCGCGTCATCCCCGACAGCACGACTCTGAACACAGAGCACACATGGCCTCAAAGCCGCTTCACTGGCAAATTCAATAAAGGCATGCAAAAATCAGATCTTCACCACTTGTATCCCGCCGACTCTGAAATGAACTCTGTTCGCGGCAACAATGAATTCGGTGAAGTTTCCAGAGATTCTAAAATCCTTAAATGCAAAGAGTCCCGCACAGGCAAAGGCACTGGCGGAAGTGCTGAAATTTTCGAACCACCAATGGCTCACAAAGGAAATGTCGCTCGCGCTCTTTTCTATTTCTCGGTTCGCTACAGCATTCAAATCAGCTCAAACCAAGAAAAAGTTCTTCGCAAATGGCATCTTGAAGATCCTGTGGATGACGAGGAAATGCACAGAAATAACGAGATCCAAAAAGCGCAAGGCAATCGCAACCCATTCATCGACTTCCCTGAATTGGTTGACTACATTCACAACTTCTAA